In one window of Mercurialis annua linkage group LG4, ddMerAnnu1.2, whole genome shotgun sequence DNA:
- the LOC126679002 gene encoding probable methyltransferase At1g29790: MQNSRSLKSISRIFLVMLSTLLLISLLTMFTSTSNISYPPFIFTTKKSISNDLTSLPYSLQTQVSNLQTQLGVLLHQLHNDSSDSKTLAKFSDQVLRVAVSLDKLADSLSATISTNAPANGDEMSKVDKDLTEPDEENEEDQERSMSVKIFDSGEIRTYLSPKPNRQSGKKTFLGVEAISSSVGLLCTTMPTNVDRFMSYKKYEICPDDSDLAQKLIVNGCDPLPRRRCLSRTPQNYSNPLPANSSLWSQPSDNNILWSHYQCKGYSCLISKRGFSKCSDCFDLSIQRWGIPENDSVSAEFGIDQVLRLKPGEIRIGLDFSPTTGTFAALMRERNVTIASATLNLGAPYNEVIALRGLLPLYLSIGSRLPFFDNTLDIVHSTLFLDGWISMELLQFALFDWDRVLRPKGLLWIDRFFCKKEDMQMYLDEFGRLGYKKLLWRIVPKIDKLEDELFLSAVLEKPIRR, translated from the coding sequence ATGCAGAACTCAAgatctttgaaatccatttcaaGAATCTTTCTTGTAATGCTAAGCACTCTCTTGCTAATTAGTCTTCTTACAATGTTCACTTCAACTTCTAATATTTCTTATCCTCCTTTCATCTTCACTACCAAAAAATCCATCTCCAATGACCTAACTTCATTGCCTTATTCACTTCAAACCCAAGTCTCTAATTTGCAGACTCAGCTTGGAGTTTTGCTGCACCAGCTGCACAATGATAGCTCAGATTCAAAAACACTAGCAAAGTTTTCGGATCAAGTGCTTCGCGTAGCGGTATCTTTGGACAAGCTGGCAGATAGTTTATCAGCAACCATATCCACCAATGCTCCTGCAAATGGTGATGAAATGAGCAAAGTTGATAAAGATTTAACCGAACCTGacgaagaaaatgaagaagatcAAGAAAGATCAATGAGTGTGAAAATCTTCGATTCAGGTGAGATTCGGACCTATCTTTCACCAAAACCTAATAGGCAAAGCGGCAAGAAAACGTTTCTTGGAGTAGAAGCAATTAGTTCTTCCGTTGGTTTATTATGTACTACTATGCCAACAAACGTTGACCGTTTCATGAGCTATAAGAAGTACGAGATTTGTCCCGATGACTCGGATTTAGCTCAAAAGCTAATAGTTAATGGATGTGATCCATTACCGAGAAGAAGATGCCTATCAAGAACACCTCAAAATTACAGCAATCCGTTGCCTGCCAACTCCTCTCTTTGGTCACAGCCAAGTGATAATAACATTTTGTGGAGCCATTATCAATGTAAAGGGTACTCATGTCTTATTTCTAAAAGAGGTTTCTCGAAATGTTCGGATTGTTTCGATCTTTCAATACAACGATGGGGTATACCAGAAAATGACTCGGTTTCAGCTGAATTTGGTATCGATCAAGTTTTAAGGTTGAAACCAGGAGAAATTAGGATCGGACTTGATTTTAGCCCTACAACAGGAACATTTGCTGCACTTATGAGAGAAAGAAATGTAACAATTGCTTCTGCAACACTGAATTTAGGGGCACCTTATAATGAGGTGATAGCATTAAGAGGTCTCTTACCTCTCTATCTATCCATTGGTTCGAGATTGCCATTTTTCGATAACACGCTTGATATTGTTCATTCAACTCTGTTTTTAGATGGGTGGATTAGTATGGAACTCCTCCAATTCGCTCTGTTCGATTGGGATCGAGTTCTTCGACCCAAGGGACTACTTTGGATCGATCGTTTCTTCTGTAAGAAAGAGGATATGCAGATGTATTTGGATGAATTTGGAAGACTGGGATATAAGAAGCTACTATGGAGAATTGTTCCTAAAATAGATAAACTTGAAGATGAACTCTTCCTTTCTGCTGTGCTAGAAAAGCCAATTAGAAGATGA
- the LOC126679003 gene encoding uncharacterized protein LOC126679003, which translates to MEANNARVQSFGHTEINWDKLDKTKFYVAGAGIFTGITVALYPVSVVKTRLQVATKDSVEKSAYSVVKGLLKTDGIPGLYKGFGTVITGAIPARIIFLTALETTKVAAFKMVEPFKLSEAPQAAVANGIAGMTASLFSQAVFVPIDVVSQKLMVQGYSGHAKYNGGLDVARNIIKTDGFRGFYRGFGLSVMTYSPSSAVWWASYGSSQRVIWRLLGYGTDADIAAPSHSKLMLVQASGGIIAGATASCITTPLDTIKTRLQVMGLGRRSSARQVVKNLIKDDGWTGLYRGFGPRFFSMSAWGTSMIIAYEYLKRLCAKDE; encoded by the exons ATGGAAGCAAATAATGCCAGAGTTCAATCATTTGGCCACACAGAGATTAATTGGGACAA GCTCGACAAGACTAAATTTTATGTGGCAGGAGCGGGGATCTTTACGGGGATTACAGTGGCCTTGTATCCGGTTTCTGTTGTGAAAACAAGGCTTCAGGTCGCTACAAAGGATAGTGTTGAGAAGAGTGCATATTCTGTTGTTAAGGGCCTATTGAAAACCGATGGAATTCCTGGTCTGTATAAAGGGTTTGGTACAGTCATCACTGGTGCAATTCCTGCCAGGATTATTTTTCTTACTGCTTTGGAGACTACAAAAGTTGCAGCTTTTAAGATGGTTGAACCCTTTAAATTGTCGGAAGCACCTCAAGCTGCTGTAGCTAATGGTATTGCTGGCATGACAGCTTCGCTTTTTTCTCAAGCTGTATTTGTTCCGATTGATGTG GTTAGCCAAAAGTTAATGGTACAAGGATATTCTGGTCATGCCAAATATAATGGGGGTCTTGATGTTGCTCGTAACATTATAAAGACTGATGGTTTCAGGGGTTTTTATAGGGGATTTGGCCTGTCTGTTATGACTTATTCCCCGTCTAGTGCTGTATGGTGGGCTAGTTACGGTTCAAGCCAGCGTGTCATCTGGAG GCTCTTAGGCTACGGTACTGATGCAGACATTGCCGCACCTAGCCATTCGAAGTTAATGTTAGTTCAGGCTAGTGGCGGAATTATTGCTGGAGCAACAGCATCCTGCATTACAACCCCATTGGATACTATCAAGACTCGCTTGCAG GTCATGGGACTAGGAAGGAGAAGCTCTGCAAGACAAGTTGTTAAAAACTTGATCAAGGATGATGGTTGGACAGGTTTATATAGAGGGTTTGGTCCAAGATTTTTCAGCATGTCAGCTTGGGGAACCTCAATGATAATAGCCTATGAATATTTGA AGCGATTGTGTGCAAAAGACGAATAA